One genomic region from Salvia hispanica cultivar TCC Black 2014 chromosome 2, UniMelb_Shisp_WGS_1.0, whole genome shotgun sequence encodes:
- the LOC125205089 gene encoding uncharacterized protein LOC125205089, translating to MDRVIGALNRAASSDAVVNTFMGAVFCALAARSWEQTQTVRALEAENEALVKTNSQMKNTIWEWKQTLYAEAKADPEKALVPLSTLQAIYGDVVAPVAVSAGDTAQEGNPSKERLIM from the exons ATGGATCGAGTAATCGGAGCGCTGAATCGGGCGGCCAGCAGCGACGCCGTCGTGAACACGTTTATGGGAGCCGTGTTCTGCGCTCTGGCGGCGCGGTCGTGGGAGCAGACGCAGACGGTCCGGGCGCTCGAGGCGGAGAACGAGGCGTTGGTGAAAACAAACAGTCAGATGAAGAATACGATTTGGGAATGGAAGCAGACGCTATACGCCGAGGCAAAGGCTGATCCGGAGAAGGCTCTCGTCCCACTCTCCACTCTGCAGGCTATCTACGGCGATGTTGTTGCTCCTGTCGCCGTATCTG CTGGAGACACTGCGCAAGAAGGAAACCCTTCCAAGGAAAGACTCATTATGTAG
- the LOC125204855 gene encoding uncharacterized protein LOC125204855 has product MDCSRDERRWCCYHPTEMVVGVCALCLNEKLLVVAKKRQRITHYSFLPKIFALTNPRRSHTPSSPSPEDSFISIKFEENGVASWDKGKTSKIAHDEKYCDEKFKSVVEHTKPRMSLRWRRRIGHLFHLIKRKRPAKAKSAPSTLKGRMLNIGG; this is encoded by the exons atggATTGCAGTAGAGATGAGAGGCGATGGTGCTGTTATCATCCAACAGAAATGGTAGTTGGAGTTTGTGCTTTATGCTTGAATGAAAAGCTCTTAGTTGTTGCAAAGAAACGCCAACGAATTACTCACTACTCTTTCTTACCAAAAATATTTGCTCTTACAAATCCGCGCAGATCCCACactccttcttctccatctccagAAG ACTCATTTATATCAATCAAGTTCGAAGAGAATGGTGTGGCCTCATGGGACAAAGGGAAAACGTCCAAAATTGCACATGATGAGAAATATTGTGATGAAAAGTTCAAGAGTGTGGTCGAGCACACGAAGCCACGCATGTCGCTGAGGTGGCGGAGGCGGATTGGTCACCTCTTCCACCTCATCAAGCGAAAGAGGCCGGCCAAGGCCAAGTCAGCACCAAGCACCTTGAAAGGGAGAATGTTAAATATAGGTGGATAA
- the LOC125208154 gene encoding cytosolic sulfotransferase 5-like: MSSKSSNESNSDLPKSPFWEEPDALALREGFWLPTCLLDSAASFRQNFQAREGDVVLASPIKTGTTWLMAIAHSLLHKPKSNDANNADALASNNPHSLVPTVEFELWSPTTTVNIFDPTSPRLLHTHLPFSLLPASLSASKIVYIARGPEDTLISMWHYFNAVAAPVPLEKAVECFCSGAHPFGPFDRHVAEYWLETRRRPEKVLFVKYEDMKREPGREVSRIAEFLGRPVAAEGEVEEILWRCSLERLKNLEVNAAGHAAYFRKGEVRDGKNYLTPEMGDRIHRSVGVKLEALGLFFSDRR, translated from the coding sequence ATGTCATCTAAGTCCAGCAATGAGAGCAACTCCGACCTCCCAAAATCCCCCTTCTGGGAGGAGCCAGACGCCCTGGCCCTCCGCGAGGGCTTCTGGCTCCCCACCTGCCTCCTCGACTCCGCCGCCTCCTTCCGCCAAAACTTTCAGGCCCGCGAGGGCGACGTCGTCCTGGCCTCCCCAATCAAAACCGGCACCACCTGGCTCATGGCCATCGCCCACTCCCTCCTCCACAAACCCAAATCCAATGATGCCAACAATGCCGATGCCCTAGCCAGCAACAACCCTCACTCCCTGGTCCCCACAGTCGAATTCGAGCTGTGGTCCCCCACCACAACCGTCAACATCTTCGACCCCACCTCCCCGCGCCTCCTCCACACCCACCTCCCTTTCTCCCTCCTCCCCGCCTCCCTCTCCGCCTCGAAAATCGTGTACATCGCCCGAGGCCCCGAGGACACCCTCATCTCCATGTGGCACTACTTCAACGCCGTCGCCGCGCCGGTGCCGCTGGAGAAGGCGGTGGAGTGCTTCTGCTCTGGGGCCCACCCCTTCGGCCCCTTTGACCGCCACGTGGCGGAGTACTGGCTGGAGACCCGGAGGCGGCCGGAGAAGGTGCTGTTCGTGAAGTACGAGGACATGAAGAGGGAGCCCGGGAGGGAGGTGTCCAGGATTGCCGAGTTTCTCGGGAGGCCGGTCGCCGCGGAGGGGGAGGTGGAGGAGATTCTGTGGCGGTGTAGTTTGGAGAGGCTCAAGAATTTGGAGGTCAATGCGGCTGGACATGCTGCTTACTTTAGGAAAGGTGAAGTGAGAGACGGGAAGAATTATTTGACGCCGGAGATGGGAGATCGGATTCATCGGAGCGTGGGCGTTAAGCTCGAGGCACTGGGCCTCTTTTTTTCTGACAGACGATGA
- the LOC125204559 gene encoding mediator of RNA polymerase II transcription subunit 19a-like — MDGNRFGKGPRELTGARDLISHFKLLPHHDFFCKNPRPVSVLDTHYLSNVVGDTEIRKGEGMQLDQLVQTTFSRHSSACIKPFNLDLLGEAFHLQESAPVNLSSAEKGIPTIAVKSKTESKVKDKHRKHKDKHKEKDKDRKKHKRSKEEKEKKREKREKRKKRDGDDDTSGVKKHKKSKHKSSKIDEVGAKWFPA, encoded by the exons ATGGATGGTAATAGGTTTGGAAAAG GGCCAAGAGAACTTACAGGTGCTCGAGATCTTATAAGTCACTTCAAGTTGTTACCTCATCATGACTTTTTCTGCAAGAATCCACGTCCTGTGTCAGTACTGGACACACACTACCTCTCCAACGTTGTTGGTGACACAGAGATCAGGAAAGGGGAAGGGATGCAATTGGATCAGCTTGTTCAGACTACATTTTCAAGACATAGTTCTGCATGTATAAAGCCATTTAACTTAGATTTACTTGGAGAAGCCTTCCACCTTCAGGAATCAGCACCTGTCAACTTGTCTTCT GCCGAGAAGGGAATCCCCACGATTGCTGTAAAATCCAAAACTGAGTCCAAAGTGAAGGACAAGCACAGAAAGCACAAGGACAAACACAAGGAGAAAGATAAAGACCGTAAGAAGCACAAAAGAAGTAAagaggagaaggagaaaaagcgAGAGAAACGCGAAAAG AGAAAGAAGCGAGATGGAGATGATGATACCAGTGGAGTTAAGAAGCACAAGAAAAGTAAG CATAAGAGCTCAAAGATTGACGAGGTGGGGGCAAAATGGTTTCCAGCATAA